A window of Pan paniscus chromosome 10, NHGRI_mPanPan1-v2.0_pri, whole genome shotgun sequence contains these coding sequences:
- the LOC117975301 gene encoding large ribosomal subunit protein uL16-like yields the protein MAANSSFLGSVCSLFVVWVALKDLGDSPFRWMYMFLTLHYPNVGSKQACEVPLESPGALWPVGQVIISIRTKLQNKEHVIEALGRAKFKFPGCQKIHISKKWGFTKFNANEFEDMVAEKRLIPGGCGVKYLPSCGPLEKWRALHS from the coding sequence ATGGCTGCAAACAGCAGCTTCCTTGGTAGTGTATGCAGCCTGTTTGTTGTATGGGTTGCTCTAAAGGACCTTGGAGACAGTCCTTTCAGATGGATGTACATGTTTTTGACCTTGCACTACCCCAATGTAGGCTCCAAACAGGCATGCGAGGTGCCTTTGGAAAGCCCCGGGGCACTGTGGCCAGTTGGCCAAGTTATCATCTCCATCCGCACCAAGCTGCAGAACAAGGAGCACGTGATTGAGGCCCTGGGCAGGGCCAAGTTCAAGTTTCCTGGCTGCCAGAAGatccacatctcaaagaagtggGGCTTCACCAAGTTCAATGCCAATGAATTTGAAGACATGGTGGCTGAGAAGCGGCTCATCCCAGGTGGCTGTGGGGTCAAGTACCTTCCCAGTTGTGGCCCTCTAGAGAAGTGGCGGGCCCTGCACTCATGA